One Hippocampus zosterae strain Florida chromosome 4, ASM2543408v3, whole genome shotgun sequence genomic window carries:
- the rab4a gene encoding ras-related protein Rab-4A, which yields MSESYDFLFKFLVIGNAGTGKSCLLHQFIEKRFKDESNHTIGVEFGSKIISVVNKIVKLQIWDTAGQERFRSVTRSYYRGAAGALLVYDITSRETYNALTTWLSDARMLASQNIVIILCGNKKDLDADREVTFLEASRFAQENELMFLETSALTGENVEEAFVQCARKILNKIESGELDPERMGSGIQYGDAALRQLRSPRRAQPQGTQECGC from the exons ATGTCGGAGTCTTACG atTTCCTGTTTAAATTCCTGGTCATTGGGAATGCTGGAACCGGCAAATCCTGTTTGCTGCATCAGTTTATAGAGAAGAGAT ttaaggATGAATCAAATCACACCATTGGAGTGGAGTTTGGCTCTAAAATCATCAGTGTGGTCAATAAAATTGTCAAACTGCAAATTTGGGACACAGCTGGACAAGAAAGATTCAG GTCAGTGACCAGAAGTTACTACAGAGGCGCAGCAGGAGCCCTGCTGGTCTATGACATCACCAG TCGTGAGACCTACAACGCTCTCACCACGTGGCTGAGCGATGCCCGAATGCTGGCCAGTCAGAACATCGTCATCATCCTGTGTGGAAACAAGAAGGATTTGGATGCTGACAGAGAGGTGACCTTCCTGGAGGCGTCACGCTTCGCTCAAGAGAACG AGCTGATGTTTCTGGAGACCAGCGCTCTGACAGGGGAGAATGTGGAAGAAGCTTTTGTGCAGTGCGCTCGCAAAATCCTCAACAAGATAGAATCAG gggAGTTGGATCCAGAGAGGATGGGATCTGGCATCCAGTACGGGGATGCTGCACTGCGCCAGCTCCGTTCCCCCCGTCGTGCTCAGCCACAGGGCACCCAGGAGTGTGGCTGCTAA
- the phf10 gene encoding PHD finger protein 10, translated as MAAVLTPRPPCDSNPATPGSQSLKEDITEEESNDGSQPPKRRRMGSGDSSRSCDTSSQDLGSTYFPAENLTEYKWPADDTGEYYMLQEQVSEYLGVTSFKRKYPDMERRDLSHKEKLYLREQNVITETQCTLGLTALRSDEVIDLMIKEYPAKHSEYSVILQERERQRIAKEYSQMQQQNPQKVEASKVPEYIKKAAKKAAEFNSNFNRERMEERRAYFDLQTHVIQVPQGRFKVLAPELTRTGPYPVALIPGQFQDYYKRYSPNELRYLPLNTALFEPPLDPDLPALDSEPDSDDAEDDKKNKNSSDSSSGNTSDGESQEGGGQKSKAKDRTSTPGKDGSQRHSHKVTPGYKPKVIPNAICGICQKGKEANKRGKPEALIHCSQCDNSGHPSCLDMSAELVRMIQTYRWQCMECKTCTVCQQPHHEDEMMFCDKCDRGFHTFCVGMASIPTGLWLCEVCDKDFNTPKKRSGTKTLKKAKSAQK; from the exons ATGGCTGCTGTGCTCACCCCGAGACCACCGTGCGATAGCAACCCTGCTACCCCAGGATCACAGTCCCTAAAG GAGGACATAACAGAAGAGGAGTCCAATGATGGCAGCCAGCCCCCTAAAAGACGACGAATGGGTTCAGGGGACAGTTCACGAAGCTGTGACACTTCCAGTCAGGACCTTGG GTCAACGTATTTCCCAGCGGAGAACCTAACAGAGTACAAGTGGCCAGCAGATGATACGGGAGAGTATTACATGCTCCAAGAGCAGGTCAGCGAGTATCTGGGAGTCACATCCTTCAAGAGGAAATACCCTG ATATGGAAAGGAGGGACCTATCACATAAAGAGAAGCTCTACCTGCGTGAGCAGAATGTGATCACTGAGACACAGTGCACTCTGG gtctaaCAGCTCTACGAAGTGACGAGGTCATAGACCTGATGATAAAAGAGTATCCTGCAAAACATTCAGAGTACTCGGTCATACTCCAGGAGCGTGAGCGACAGAGGATAGCTAAAGAGTACTCT CAAATGCAGCAGCAGAACCCTCAGAAGGTAGAAGCCAGCAAGGTTCCTGAATACATCAAGAAGGCGGCCAAAAAGGCAGCCGAGTTCAACAGTAATTTCAACCGGGAGCGAATGGAAGAGAGGAGGGCTTATTTTGACCTCCAGACGCAT GTTATTCAAGTGCCACAGGGCAGGTTCAAGGTGCTCGCTCCAGAGCTGACCAGGACCGGGCCCTACCCAGTTGCTCTAATACCAGGGCAGTTCCAAGACTACTACAAACG GTACTCTCCCAATGAGCTACGATACCTGCCTTTGAACACAGCTCTGTTTGAGCCTCCGCTGGATCCAGATCTGCCCGCACTGGACTCAgaacctgattcagatgatgcagaggatgacaaaaagaacaaaaactctTCT GACAGTTCTTCAGGCAACACGTCAGATGGCGAAAGTCAGGAGGGTGGAGGCCAGAAGTCCAAGGCCAAAGATAGGACATCCACGCCGGGCAAAGATGGCAGCCAACGCCACTCCCACAAAGTCACCCCCGGGTACAAG CCGAAGGTCATTCCCAATGCTATATGTGGCATTTGCCAGAAGGGTAAGGAGGCCAACAAGCGAGGCAAACCTGAAGCGCTCATTCACTGCTCCCAGTGTGATAACAGTG GCCACCCGTCCTGCTTGGACATGAGCGCAGAGTTGGTGCGCATGATCCAGACATACCGCTGGCAGTGCATGGAGTGCAAGACATGCACCGTCTGCCAGCAGCCCCACCATGAGGACGAGATGATGTTCTGCGACAAGTGTGACCGAGGCTTCCACACCTTCTGCGTAGGGATGGCCTCCATCCCCACAG GTCTTTGGCTCTGTGAGGTATGCGACAAAGATTTCAACACACCTAAGAAGAGAAGCGGAACGAAAACACTGAAAAAGGCCAAGTCTGCGCAGAAATGA